The Methanothrix soehngenii GP6 genome has a window encoding:
- a CDS encoding galactose-1-phosphate uridylyltransferase: MPEIRRHYFLEEYCIIAAERNKRPSDFLVAKAVPGDEKDCPFCPGHEDRTPPTIAAYTDDGILLQDETGSDLWQIRVFLNAYPTMIPRPEPPAAEWISLPGQGYHEVIVDSRDHRKNPRDFGKKHLEMLVSAYTDRYRRYSTHEDVKYITIFKNWGKESGASLSHSHSQLITLPFLPPQMKREEEAISRSSFCPYCNIVDRESASCRLVAENNHWILFAPFYSLMPYETWILPKRHLGNLADLRDEEQKSLASMLAEILRILYSTLDDPPYNLMIFQLPKEYHFNIRIQPIVSRIAGFERSSGIYVNPVPPELAAAELRNFCLPPKD; encoded by the coding sequence ATGCCCGAGATCAGACGGCACTATTTTCTGGAAGAGTACTGCATCATCGCCGCCGAACGCAACAAAAGGCCCTCAGATTTCCTGGTGGCTAAGGCGGTCCCAGGAGACGAAAAGGACTGCCCTTTTTGCCCGGGCCACGAGGATAGGACTCCGCCCACCATCGCCGCCTACACCGACGATGGCATCCTGCTCCAGGATGAAACTGGATCAGATCTCTGGCAGATCAGAGTGTTTCTCAATGCTTATCCCACCATGATCCCCAGGCCCGAGCCTCCGGCGGCAGAATGGATATCCCTGCCCGGCCAGGGATATCACGAGGTGATTGTGGATTCAAGAGACCACCGCAAAAATCCGAGGGATTTCGGCAAAAAACACCTGGAGATGCTCGTTTCGGCCTACACCGATCGTTACCGACGCTATTCCACCCATGAGGATGTGAAATATATCACCATCTTTAAAAACTGGGGCAAAGAATCGGGGGCCTCGCTATCCCACAGCCATTCTCAGCTCATCACCCTTCCCTTTCTACCCCCGCAGATGAAGAGAGAGGAGGAGGCCATATCCAGGTCATCCTTCTGCCCTTACTGCAATATCGTGGACCGAGAGAGTGCGTCATGCCGGCTCGTCGCCGAGAACAATCACTGGATCCTATTTGCCCCCTTCTACTCTCTTATGCCCTATGAGACCTGGATTCTACCTAAAAGGCATTTGGGAAACCTGGCGGATTTGAGGGACGAAGAACAAAAAAGCCTGGCCAGTATGCTGGCAGAGATCCTTCGGATCCTCTATTCCACCCTGGACGATCCCCCCTACAACCTGATGATCTTCCAGCTTCCAAAAGAGTATCACTTCAACATCAGGATCCAGCCCATAGTCTCCAGGATAGCAGGCTTTGAGAGGAGTTCAGGTATATATGTGAATCCCGTTCCCCCGGAATTGGCAGCAGCAGAATTGAGAAATTTTTGCCTGCCGCCGAAAGATTAA
- a CDS encoding glycosyltransferase family 4 protein, whose amino-acid sequence MRIAYFSTEYPPLVYGGLGVYADNISRSLVALGQKVTVFSWGSKESPRHEMLVGVDVFREMPLAMRDGMEIFLSPQTLRWGQGLDYLLNLFSYNQLALDHLKEEDRFDLLVSHDWLALPGGMAARREGTPLIYHVHGLETGRSSNPNPQIVALEHKGLEVADLVITVSEAMKRELAGQGISEDKIRVCYHGVDCEFFDPEKVDRESLVALRERYGFDEDDIVILFVGRLEPVKGIRELFSALPSVQSEYNRVKLLVLGVGSLDGWAKVEAERQGNITLVTDFVDAEEKRLHYALADLCVFPSLYEPFGIVALEAAAMGKAAVVGAAGTSGLAEIVKNPAEDEPTGVHVNARDPADLAWGINLALEDKERLLSWGKNARKRAQTNFSWQKAAESTLAIYEEAIAFFRKRSEGL is encoded by the coding sequence ATGCGAATCGCCTATTTCAGCACCGAGTACCCCCCCCTAGTCTATGGTGGGCTGGGGGTCTATGCAGATAACATATCTCGCTCTTTGGTTGCCCTTGGCCAGAAGGTCACCGTCTTCTCCTGGGGTTCGAAGGAGTCTCCCAGGCATGAGATGCTGGTCGGGGTGGATGTCTTCCGAGAGATGCCCCTTGCGATGAGGGACGGAATGGAGATCTTTCTCTCCCCCCAGACCTTGCGGTGGGGTCAGGGCTTGGATTATCTGCTCAACCTGTTCAGCTACAACCAGCTCGCTCTTGACCATCTGAAAGAAGAGGATCGTTTTGATCTGCTCGTCTCCCATGACTGGCTGGCCCTCCCTGGTGGCATGGCTGCCAGGAGAGAAGGGACTCCACTGATTTATCATGTCCATGGCCTGGAGACCGGCCGGTCCTCAAATCCTAACCCGCAAATCGTGGCTCTAGAGCACAAGGGCCTAGAGGTAGCAGACCTGGTGATAACCGTATCCGAGGCCATGAAAAGGGAGCTGGCCGGTCAGGGGATTTCTGAGGACAAAATCCGGGTCTGCTATCATGGAGTGGACTGCGAGTTCTTCGATCCTGAAAAGGTAGATCGAGAATCCCTGGTTGCTTTGAGAGAGAGATACGGCTTTGATGAGGATGATATCGTAATTCTCTTCGTAGGACGGCTGGAGCCGGTCAAAGGTATCAGAGAGCTCTTCTCCGCCCTGCCCAGTGTTCAGTCGGAGTACAATAGGGTTAAGCTCCTGGTGCTGGGGGTCGGCAGCCTGGATGGATGGGCTAAAGTAGAGGCTGAGCGGCAGGGCAATATAACTCTCGTCACCGATTTCGTCGATGCCGAGGAGAAGAGGCTTCACTATGCCCTTGCCGACCTATGCGTATTTCCCAGCCTGTATGAGCCGTTCGGAATAGTGGCCCTTGAGGCAGCGGCCATGGGCAAGGCGGCTGTGGTAGGGGCGGCAGGCACCAGCGGCCTGGCGGAGATCGTCAAGAATCCGGCTGAAGATGAGCCGACGGGGGTTCATGTCAATGCCCGCGATCCAGCCGATCTGGCCTGGGGAATCAACCTCGCCCTGGAGGATAAAGAACGTCTCCTGTCCTGGGGAAAAAACGCCAGAAAGAGAGCCCAAACCAACTTCAGCTGGCAGAAGGCAGCGGAGAGCACCCTGGCCATCTACGAGGAGGCAATCGCGTTTTTCAGAAAGAGATCAGAGGGATTATAG
- a CDS encoding glycosyltransferase, whose amino-acid sequence MIERWIILAAEEAGPVSNKMGGIWNVVDAEATTLARLVAKGELDSEFRILVVGPNYPTAGSDWNTGRNRVTDISALNRLDMGEELALTLAELNSLGMESVTGQRVEESVPIGYVLFNTNYYQSRLVRWKDREMTLNNAIKTEAFDLLGLDSMRFEKEHYGWEYNHYLNLSYAVSELVRILAQSPEESTKKYADKAVVEFARSVMPRVRASLHCHEFGIFYAAARLEKLGIPVRTLCTFHATVPGRTAGYRSLEKIRKNDSKMEPGTPLGFAALEALARYADGVTFVGDSTMKEAMLFYRMKGVVIRNGIDVRVDRIDWNKKERCRARIQDFIINNLYKNCEGSCPERENIIPVFSISRIEIENKGYPQLLDALVLQDHLLRHRMMGQRHADQTRVVCFLIASHGPKSKDKLPEGFPINLPIEVLLGDEIRLENMINDRRLNKDELISGRRSVAAVLYPQWLGPNDGGLGMRTDEVMAGCVAGIFPSQYEPFLLTALEAGREGTPSIVSRSAGFSDALKKVEHRVPGLGGVVVVDNIELQPQETVMDYALALDYFSRTYLEDDVKYRLLCEESFSLARQFSWDQPVMEYYKNLTV is encoded by the coding sequence ATGATAGAAAGGTGGATCATCCTGGCAGCAGAGGAAGCGGGCCCCGTCTCCAATAAAATGGGAGGCATATGGAATGTGGTGGATGCCGAGGCCACGACCCTCGCCCGTCTGGTGGCTAAAGGGGAATTAGATAGCGAATTTCGTATCCTGGTGGTCGGCCCCAACTATCCCACTGCCGGATCGGATTGGAATACCGGCCGAAACCGGGTGACGGACATATCGGCACTCAACCGGCTGGACATGGGTGAGGAGCTCGCCCTAACCCTGGCGGAGTTGAACTCCCTGGGAATGGAGAGCGTCACCGGCCAACGGGTCGAGGAAAGCGTTCCCATCGGCTATGTTCTGTTTAATACCAATTACTATCAGTCTCGATTGGTGCGCTGGAAGGACCGAGAGATGACATTGAATAATGCCATTAAGACAGAGGCCTTCGATCTATTGGGACTGGACTCAATGAGATTTGAGAAGGAGCACTATGGCTGGGAGTATAATCACTATTTAAACCTCTCCTATGCGGTCTCGGAGCTGGTGCGTATCCTCGCTCAGTCACCTGAGGAGAGCACAAAGAAGTATGCAGATAAGGCGGTGGTCGAGTTTGCCCGGTCGGTTATGCCCAGGGTGAGGGCCTCACTGCACTGCCATGAGTTTGGGATCTTCTATGCCGCCGCCAGGCTGGAGAAGCTGGGCATTCCGGTAAGAACTCTCTGCACCTTCCATGCAACCGTTCCCGGCAGGACGGCAGGCTACCGGTCGCTGGAGAAGATCAGAAAGAATGACTCAAAAATGGAACCTGGAACCCCTCTGGGCTTTGCCGCTCTGGAGGCGCTGGCCCGCTATGCCGATGGGGTCACATTCGTGGGCGACTCGACGATGAAGGAGGCAATGCTCTTTTACCGCATGAAAGGGGTCGTCATTCGCAATGGAATCGATGTTAGGGTCGATCGAATCGATTGGAATAAGAAGGAGCGCTGCCGGGCACGGATTCAGGATTTCATCATCAATAACCTCTATAAGAACTGCGAGGGCAGCTGCCCGGAGAGGGAAAATATCATTCCCGTATTCTCCATTTCCAGGATAGAGATAGAGAACAAAGGTTATCCTCAGCTTCTCGATGCCCTGGTGCTTCAGGATCATCTCCTGCGGCACAGAATGATGGGACAGCGACATGCAGATCAGACTCGGGTGGTGTGCTTCCTCATCGCCTCCCATGGGCCCAAATCCAAGGATAAGCTTCCCGAGGGCTTTCCCATCAACCTTCCCATAGAGGTTCTGTTGGGCGATGAGATCCGCCTGGAGAATATGATCAATGATCGACGGCTCAACAAGGATGAGCTGATCTCCGGCCGGAGATCGGTGGCTGCCGTTCTGTATCCCCAATGGCTGGGACCGAATGACGGCGGCCTGGGAATGAGAACGGACGAGGTCATGGCCGGCTGCGTCGCTGGCATCTTCCCCTCACAGTACGAACCCTTTCTTCTCACCGCATTGGAGGCGGGAAGGGAAGGAACCCCCAGCATCGTCAGCCGGAGCGCAGGATTCAGCGATGCCCTGAAAAAGGTCGAGCATCGGGTGCCAGGGCTGGGTGGGGTTGTAGTTGTGGACAACATCGAACTGCAGCCTCAGGAGACGGTTATGGACTATGCCCTAGCTCTGGATTACTTCTCCCGGACCTATCTGGAGGACGATGTGAAATACCGGCTGCTGTGCGAGGAGTCGTTCTCCCTGGCCAGGCAGTTCAGTTGGGACCAGCCCGTAATGGAGTATTATAAAAATCTGACCGTCTGA
- a CDS encoding RAD55 family ATPase — translation MKSGIPGFDEMVGGGFHQGTVNTITGSSGTGKTVFASQFIHHGIGQGEKGMIITPSESAEYMRREMMSSFGWDFGALENDGKLSLIDVTDPVLRLQKSIDVDPVDFLINFRKLVERKLQEEKPKRLFIDDLTAFFMAVEAPFKIRSLTDDLFGTIRSSGVTCLVTIGTAFGTNQFLEYGADSATMLNRERIGNTLIRSIYVMKMRGSKIANSIRVLDISDDGISVSTLSPYP, via the coding sequence ATGAAATCCGGCATACCTGGTTTTGATGAAATGGTAGGTGGCGGATTTCATCAAGGAACTGTAAATACCATAACCGGTTCCTCAGGCACCGGCAAGACTGTTTTCGCCAGCCAGTTCATTCACCATGGCATAGGACAGGGGGAGAAGGGAATGATCATCACACCCTCTGAGAGCGCAGAATACATGAGACGGGAGATGATGTCCTCCTTTGGCTGGGACTTTGGCGCATTGGAAAATGATGGGAAGCTGAGCCTCATAGACGTTACAGACCCAGTTCTCAGGCTGCAGAAGAGCATCGATGTCGATCCGGTGGATTTTCTCATCAACTTCAGAAAGCTTGTGGAGAGAAAGCTGCAGGAAGAAAAGCCTAAAAGGCTATTCATCGACGATCTGACTGCATTTTTTATGGCGGTAGAAGCGCCCTTCAAGATCCGTTCGCTGACGGATGACCTCTTCGGCACCATCCGTTCCAGCGGAGTGACCTGCTTGGTCACCATAGGCACCGCTTTTGGCACCAATCAGTTCCTGGAGTATGGAGCAGACTCCGCCACCATGCTGAACCGGGAGAGAATAGGCAATACGCTCATCAGATCGATCTATGTAATGAAGATGAGGGGCTCGAAGATCGCTAATAGCATCCGGGTGCTGGACATATCGGACGATGGCATCTCCGTATCAACGCTCTCCCCTTATCCATGA
- a CDS encoding replication factor C large subunit: MPAPLKWTEKYRPATLKQVLGNGKAIDDLREWALSWERSEPITGAVILYGPAGTGKTSAALALAHDFDWDYIEMNASDARTAGMIEKIAVPASRSQTFSGKPRLVILDEADNLHGTADRGGAAAMLRLVRNTLQPVILIANEYYEIDKSLRDATRGIQFRSVRSTTIAQALRAICQAEGIDCNPDLLVTIAERAGGDMRSGINDLQAAAEGQETLREEDLATAQRDVKSSIFRVLEVIYKGNNAKEALEASYNLDESPEDLINWVDENLPLAYSGQDLLRGFETLARSDIFLGRVRRRQNYGLWRYASYLMTGGVQAAKKERRHGYVAFRPPSLWRRMGQTRKVRSIRDSAARKIGRHCHVSLAFARSELMDFVGMLLKDKKGAPQLAARLDLTAEEIALLMGSSPGTKKVQNIFEEAMRIQSREQIEEIELAWRKSSQPTLNKRSDGLLQTLSVEGLPDDETRHPARAPAGQDSQSAAPSVHRPETGLNGPEAKEPGRRGRPRKTEGEANEGKKDIKESTFKSGKRQKSLFDF, from the coding sequence ATGCCCGCACCTTTAAAGTGGACGGAGAAGTATCGTCCAGCCACCCTCAAGCAGGTTCTTGGCAATGGCAAGGCGATAGACGACCTGCGGGAGTGGGCTCTCTCCTGGGAGAGAAGCGAGCCCATCACCGGCGCGGTCATTCTATACGGCCCGGCGGGAACGGGAAAGACTTCGGCGGCTTTAGCCCTGGCACATGATTTCGATTGGGATTACATTGAGATGAATGCCTCAGATGCTCGCACCGCAGGCATGATCGAGAAGATTGCCGTTCCAGCATCGCGAAGTCAGACGTTCTCCGGAAAACCGAGGCTGGTTATTTTAGATGAAGCAGACAACCTCCATGGCACTGCCGACCGAGGCGGAGCAGCGGCCATGCTCCGCCTGGTCAGGAATACTCTCCAGCCAGTGATACTGATTGCCAATGAGTACTATGAGATCGATAAGTCACTCCGAGATGCGACCCGGGGAATTCAGTTCCGGTCGGTGCGCTCCACCACCATCGCCCAGGCATTGAGGGCGATCTGCCAGGCTGAGGGCATAGACTGCAATCCCGATCTGCTGGTTACGATCGCCGAGAGGGCAGGGGGAGACATGCGCTCCGGGATCAACGATCTGCAGGCAGCCGCCGAAGGCCAGGAGACGCTCAGGGAAGAGGATCTGGCCACTGCCCAGAGGGATGTCAAATCCTCCATCTTCCGGGTGCTGGAGGTGATCTACAAGGGCAATAACGCCAAGGAGGCCCTGGAAGCGTCCTATAATCTGGACGAGAGCCCGGAGGATCTGATCAACTGGGTGGATGAGAACCTGCCCCTGGCATACTCCGGCCAGGATCTCCTCCGGGGCTTCGAGACCCTGGCTCGAAGCGACATATTTCTGGGCAGGGTACGGCGGAGGCAGAACTACGGCCTGTGGCGCTATGCCAGCTATCTCATGACCGGCGGAGTGCAGGCGGCAAAGAAGGAGCGCAGGCATGGTTATGTGGCCTTCCGTCCACCCAGCCTGTGGCGAAGGATGGGCCAGACCCGCAAAGTCAGATCGATAAGGGACTCTGCCGCCAGAAAGATCGGCAGGCACTGCCATGTATCGCTCGCCTTCGCCCGCTCGGAGCTGATGGACTTTGTGGGAATGCTGCTCAAAGACAAGAAAGGCGCTCCCCAACTGGCCGCCCGGTTGGATCTGACCGCAGAGGAGATCGCTCTGCTCATGGGAAGCTCTCCTGGCACAAAGAAGGTGCAGAACATCTTCGAGGAAGCGATGAGAATTCAAAGCAGAGAACAGATCGAGGAGATAGAGCTGGCATGGCGGAAGAGCAGCCAACCCACCCTCAATAAGAGATCTGATGGCCTTCTCCAGACGCTCTCTGTGGAGGGCCTGCCAGATGATGAGACTCGTCACCCTGCAAGGGCGCCGGCAGGGCAGGACAGCCAGTCTGCTGCCCCTTCCGTTCACCGCCCGGAAACAGGGCTGAATGGACCGGAGGCGAAAGAGCCTGGGAGAAGAGGCAGGCCAAGGAAGACAGAGGGTGAGGCTAATGAAGGCAAAAAGGATATCAAGGAATCCACCTTCAAGTCAGGGAAAAGGCAGAAGTCCCTATTCGACTTTTGA
- a CDS encoding pyridoxamine 5'-phosphate oxidase family protein: protein MQIMKPRELSDDECIALLSSARYGRLGLSREDQPYVVPMSFVYHEGKIYLHSRGMGRKVQYAAENPRICFQVDHLEKGKWTSVNAFGRAELSDDIEAKQRMFDVFTRKGLGGHGGKSFQRQDLERMDMTIWEIVIDELTGREGVW from the coding sequence ATGCAGATCATGAAACCCAGGGAGCTATCAGATGATGAATGCATAGCACTCCTCTCCTCAGCCAGATACGGCAGGCTAGGACTATCCAGAGAAGACCAGCCTTATGTGGTTCCAATGTCCTTTGTGTACCACGAGGGCAAAATCTACCTTCATTCCCGTGGGATGGGAAGAAAGGTCCAGTATGCTGCTGAAAATCCGCGGATCTGCTTTCAGGTAGACCATCTGGAGAAGGGAAAATGGACGAGCGTCAATGCCTTCGGCAGGGCAGAGCTATCGGATGACATAGAAGCCAAGCAGAGGATGTTCGATGTCTTCACCAGAAAGGGTTTGGGCGGCCATGGAGGCAAGAGCTTTCAACGCCAGGACCTGGAGAGGATGGATATGACCATATGGGAGATTGTCATCGATGAGCTGACGGGAAGAGAGGGCGTCTGGTAG
- a CDS encoding acetyl-CoA carboxylase biotin carboxylase subunit produces the protein MFNKILIANRGEIAIRVMRACRELGIPSVAVYSEADKNALFAKYADEAVFIGPSPSSQSYLKIDNIIKAALETGAEAIHPGYGFLSENTVFASTCKENGIVFIGPPSTAIDAMGSKITARQTMKEAGVPIVPGIEEGINDPDEAMDLADGIGYPIILKPAAGGGGIGMKIVGSREEMLPALTSSQSVARNAFGDDTIYIEKYLTEPRHIEFQILADEMGKTIYVSDRECSIQRRHQKLIEESPSPVMSDELRERMGSIAVKAAKAIGYASAGTVEFMYSRGDFYFLEMNTRLQVEHPITEMVTGVDLAKEQILIAAGQPLNYDQSDMQIRGWAIECRINAEDPLNDFSPAPGRIKGYRSPGGPGIRVDSGVYSGYLIPPYYDSLISKLVAHGKDRREAIARMERALYEYIIVGVKTNLIFHKAVLRNARFRSGDFNTGFIKEENIAEAVKRVAAEDHDKNESLASALGADNRKVAAIAAAVGSYLSQQKLEEKS, from the coding sequence ATGTTCAACAAGATCCTGATAGCCAACCGGGGAGAGATCGCCATCCGGGTTATGCGAGCCTGCCGGGAGCTGGGCATCCCGAGCGTGGCCGTCTACTCCGAAGCGGACAAAAATGCCCTCTTCGCCAAGTACGCTGATGAAGCAGTCTTCATAGGCCCATCTCCATCCAGCCAGAGCTACCTGAAGATAGACAACATAATCAAGGCCGCCCTGGAGACCGGTGCAGAGGCTATCCATCCTGGATATGGCTTTTTATCCGAGAACACCGTCTTCGCCTCCACCTGCAAGGAAAATGGCATCGTGTTCATTGGACCACCATCCACTGCCATTGACGCTATGGGCTCGAAGATCACCGCCCGTCAGACCATGAAGGAGGCAGGGGTGCCAATCGTTCCGGGCATTGAAGAGGGGATCAACGATCCGGATGAAGCGATGGACCTGGCGGACGGCATCGGCTACCCGATCATCCTCAAGCCGGCGGCAGGCGGTGGGGGAATCGGCATGAAGATCGTGGGAAGCCGGGAGGAGATGCTGCCCGCTCTGACCTCATCTCAGTCCGTAGCCCGCAATGCCTTCGGCGACGATACGATATACATCGAGAAGTATCTCACCGAGCCCAGACATATCGAGTTCCAGATCCTGGCGGATGAGATGGGAAAGACGATATATGTCTCCGACCGGGAGTGCTCCATCCAGCGCCGCCACCAAAAGCTTATAGAGGAGTCACCCTCGCCGGTGATGAGCGATGAGCTGCGCGAGAGGATGGGCTCCATCGCCGTCAAAGCGGCCAAAGCCATTGGATACGCCAGCGCCGGGACGGTGGAGTTCATGTACTCCCGGGGAGACTTCTACTTCCTGGAGATGAACACCCGCTTGCAGGTTGAGCATCCCATCACCGAGATGGTGACCGGGGTGGACCTGGCCAAAGAGCAGATCCTCATCGCCGCCGGCCAGCCCCTGAACTACGATCAGAGCGACATGCAAATACGGGGCTGGGCAATAGAGTGCCGAATAAATGCAGAAGACCCGTTAAACGATTTCTCTCCTGCTCCTGGGAGGATCAAGGGATACAGGAGTCCCGGCGGTCCGGGGATCAGGGTGGACAGCGGGGTATATTCCGGCTACCTGATTCCTCCTTACTACGATTCCTTGATCTCCAAGCTCGTCGCCCATGGCAAGGACCGTAGAGAAGCAATTGCCAGAATGGAGCGGGCCCTCTATGAGTATATCATCGTGGGGGTTAAGACCAACCTCATCTTCCATAAGGCAGTGCTCAGGAATGCCAGGTTCAGAAGTGGTGACTTCAATACCGGCTTCATCAAGGAGGAGAACATCGCCGAAGCGGTGAAGAGGGTAGCAGCAGAGGATCATGACAAGAACGAGTCTTTAGCGTCTGCTCTTGGGGCTGATAACCGCAAAGTGGCAGCGATCGCAGCTGCAGTGGGTTCATACCTGAGCCAGCAGAAGCTGGAGGAGAAGAGCTGA
- a CDS encoding biotin--[acetyl-CoA-carboxylase] ligase: MAAYGGDASSAEARRRSKLSAGPHHRDRELAPLDKDRILSCLGTRWLGRDMRLFAQLASTNELAISLAQKGESGTVILAEVQTRGRGRLSRHWESPSGGIWMSLILRPDIPIALAYQINMAICVAVCRAISNLLGLNPGIKWPNDLLIGERKVGGILMEVQAEGERLEYAVVGVGINANIDPSAFPDDWMATSLSREGGSEVSRTALIQRTLLEIERAYENLGSMEIYDEWRRRSVTIGRMVRISANSGELVGEVEDLAEDGALLLRRDDELVRVLAGDCIHLRGMGGL; the protein is encoded by the coding sequence GTGGCTGCTTACGGGGGTGATGCATCATCCGCTGAGGCTCGCCGGAGGTCCAAGCTGAGCGCCGGTCCCCATCACAGGGATAGAGAGTTGGCTCCACTGGACAAAGATCGGATCCTCTCCTGCCTCGGTACCAGGTGGCTGGGAAGGGACATGCGCCTCTTTGCCCAGCTTGCCTCCACCAATGAATTGGCCATTTCGCTGGCTCAAAAAGGCGAGAGTGGCACAGTCATCTTGGCTGAGGTTCAGACCAGGGGGCGGGGCAGGCTCTCCAGACACTGGGAATCGCCATCAGGAGGAATCTGGATGAGCCTCATTCTGAGGCCGGATATCCCCATAGCTCTCGCCTATCAGATCAATATGGCAATCTGCGTTGCCGTCTGCAGAGCCATATCCAATTTGCTCGGCCTCAATCCGGGAATCAAGTGGCCCAACGACCTTCTGATCGGGGAGAGGAAGGTGGGAGGCATATTGATGGAAGTTCAGGCAGAGGGGGAACGGCTGGAATATGCCGTTGTGGGTGTGGGCATCAACGCCAATATCGATCCGTCCGCTTTCCCAGATGACTGGATGGCGACATCTTTGTCCCGAGAGGGTGGATCTGAGGTCTCTCGCACTGCTCTGATCCAGAGAACTCTCCTGGAGATAGAGAGGGCATATGAGAATTTGGGATCGATGGAGATCTATGATGAGTGGCGCCGCCGCTCCGTAACCATTGGCAGGATGGTGCGCATCTCTGCAAACTCTGGAGAGCTGGTGGGTGAGGTGGAGGACCTGGCGGAAGATGGGGCCTTATTGTTGAGGAGGGATGACGAGCTGGTTCGAGTTCTGGCAGGGGACTGTATCCATCTGCGGGGAATGGGAGGACTATGA
- a CDS encoding Mov34/MPN/PAD-1 family protein: MRRKRIAGIARDTLNFILEASRSTAPSEFAGLLQADGEIITEVLILPGTESSRMSALVRLYMLPNMQVAGSVHSHPSGALRPSEPDLLFFSRTGDYHIIVGPPFDEQSWVCYNASGVRRDLPILDVKFDDDDFDDDLD, translated from the coding sequence ATGAGAAGGAAGCGGATAGCTGGCATTGCCAGAGACACTCTGAATTTTATACTGGAGGCATCGCGGTCCACAGCCCCGTCGGAGTTCGCCGGACTTCTCCAGGCGGATGGTGAGATCATAACCGAGGTTCTGATACTGCCTGGCACAGAGAGCTCCCGCATGAGCGCTCTGGTCCGGCTCTATATGCTTCCCAATATGCAGGTTGCGGGTTCTGTTCACAGCCATCCCTCAGGAGCGCTCCGCCCCTCAGAGCCGGATCTCCTGTTCTTCTCTCGCACCGGCGACTACCATATCATCGTCGGCCCGCCGTTCGATGAGCAGAGCTGGGTCTGCTATAATGCATCAGGAGTGAGGCGAGACCTTCCTATCCTGGATGTAAAGTTCGATGACGATGACTTTGATGATGATCTCGATTGA
- a CDS encoding adenylyltransferase/cytidyltransferase family protein, protein MTLVVATGTFDLLHPGHVLYLERSKALGDELVVIVARDVNVRHKAKPILPEEQRRRMIESLKPVDRAILGEVGDIFRTIEDLRPDIITLGFDQHFDPLRLEHDLFRRGLHPRIVRIEEQEPCELCSSRRIVNKILERFRGRRI, encoded by the coding sequence GTGACGCTGGTAGTTGCCACCGGCACCTTCGACCTTCTCCATCCCGGGCATGTCCTTTATCTGGAGCGATCAAAAGCCCTGGGAGATGAGCTGGTGGTGATAGTCGCCAGGGATGTAAATGTGCGCCATAAGGCCAAACCCATCCTGCCCGAGGAGCAGAGGCGGAGGATGATAGAATCCTTAAAGCCGGTGGATAGAGCGATTCTGGGCGAGGTGGGCGATATCTTCCGGACCATAGAGGACCTCCGGCCGGACATAATCACCCTGGGCTTTGACCAGCACTTCGATCCCTTACGCCTGGAGCATGATCTCTTCCGTCGCGGCCTGCATCCCAGGATTGTGAGAATAGAAGAGCAGGAGCCCTGTGAGCTGTGCAGCTCCAGGCGTATCGTCAACAAGATCCTTGAACGATTCCGGGGTCGTCGTATCTAG
- a CDS encoding phosphopantetheine adenylyltransferase translates to MARVAVGGTFDPIHDGHLALLRRAFELSGDGEVVIGLTSDEMARSSRTRSVRNYEVREKNLRAVIKKCFGIDDVHITKITDQCGPSIYECFDFIVVSPETLPMAEKINRLRAKKNLPPLQISEIEYQMAQDKVRISSTRVSEGKIDRHGRVLVG, encoded by the coding sequence ATGGCCAGAGTCGCGGTAGGAGGCACCTTCGATCCCATTCATGACGGTCATTTAGCCCTGCTCCGGCGCGCTTTTGAGTTGAGTGGAGATGGGGAGGTGGTTATAGGCCTAACCTCAGACGAGATGGCCAGGTCGAGCAGGACCAGATCGGTGCGCAACTATGAGGTACGAGAGAAGAACCTGCGCGCGGTAATCAAGAAATGCTTTGGGATTGACGATGTTCATATCACGAAGATCACAGACCAATGCGGTCCATCGATCTATGAGTGCTTCGATTTTATTGTGGTATCCCCTGAGACCCTGCCTATGGCGGAGAAGATAAACCGCCTCCGGGCCAAGAAGAACCTGCCGCCCCTGCAGATATCAGAGATAGAGTATCAGATGGCCCAGGATAAGGTCCGGATTAGCTCCACCAGGGTATCTGAGGGGAAGATCGACCGGCATGGTCGGGTCTTAGTTGGCTGA